Proteins from one Oscillatoria nigro-viridis PCC 7112 genomic window:
- the sppA gene encoding signal peptide peptidase SppA, producing the protein MIWPFKPRYRKQIARIEITGAIAGETRKRVLEALKTVEERKFPALLLRIDSPGGTVGDSQEIYSALKRLREKVKIVASFGNISASGGVYIGMGAEHIVANPGTITGSIGVIIRGNNLERLLEKVGVSFQVIKSGPYKDILAFDRELTDPEQQILQDLIDTSYQQFVETVAAARSLAVEKVKSFADGRVFTGQQALELGLVDRLGTEEDARRLAAELAGLDPDKTESCTLEKQKPFLNRVLGSSLDISGLWAYNNLLEFELSTSGLPLWMYRP; encoded by the coding sequence ATGATTTGGCCATTCAAGCCCCGCTACCGCAAACAAATCGCCCGTATCGAAATCACCGGAGCCATTGCCGGAGAAACCCGCAAACGAGTCCTAGAAGCTCTCAAAACCGTTGAAGAACGCAAATTTCCCGCCCTGCTGCTGCGGATAGACAGCCCCGGCGGCACTGTCGGCGATTCCCAGGAAATTTACAGCGCACTCAAGCGTTTGCGCGAAAAAGTCAAAATTGTCGCCAGTTTCGGCAATATTTCAGCTTCTGGCGGAGTTTACATCGGCATGGGAGCCGAGCATATCGTTGCTAATCCCGGTACAATTACCGGCAGCATTGGCGTGATTATCCGGGGCAACAATCTAGAACGGCTGTTAGAAAAAGTAGGTGTTTCTTTTCAGGTGATTAAATCGGGGCCGTATAAAGATATCTTGGCATTCGATCGAGAATTGACCGATCCCGAACAGCAAATTCTGCAAGACTTGATCGACACCAGCTACCAGCAATTCGTGGAAACCGTTGCCGCAGCCCGTTCATTGGCTGTTGAAAAAGTCAAAAGTTTTGCCGACGGTCGGGTTTTTACCGGTCAGCAAGCCTTAGAATTGGGTTTGGTCGATCGACTGGGAACAGAAGAGGACGCTCGCCGCCTTGCCGCCGAACTCGCAGGCCTCGACCCGGACAAAACCGAGTCTTGCACGCTAGAAAAACAAAAACCTTTCCTAAATCGCGTCTTGGGGAGTAGTCTGGATATATCCGGGCTTTGGGCTTACAATAATTTGCTGGAATTCGAGCTTTCTACTAGCGGTTTGCCGCTGTGGATGTATCGCCCGTGA
- a CDS encoding DMT family transporter — MQLKLTDSKLPFAPLLLIAPFFLWGTAMVAMKGVMPHTTPLFVAFVRLVPAGVLVLLAAAFMGKPQPQGWKAWLWISLFALVDATLFQGFLAEGLARTGAGLGSVMIDSQPLAVAILCLWLFQEKIGFWGWLGLVIGVAGISLIGLPDGWILGLLHPENAPVSAGIEQLFQGGEWLMLLAALSMAVGTVLVRWVCRYVDPVVATGWHMILGGLPLLAISAATESEQFVNIDFSGWMALGYSTVFGSAIAYGLFFYFASSGSLTSLSSLTFLTPVFALVFGNLLLGEVLNPLQSMGVGLTLVSIYLINQRDTLGDKLRKVRHGEASAEVETAGLLESSDLNSVELPVQLRVSELESEV; from the coding sequence ATGCAGCTAAAACTTACCGATTCTAAACTGCCTTTTGCCCCGCTGTTGCTAATTGCGCCGTTTTTCCTCTGGGGAACCGCGATGGTAGCGATGAAGGGGGTGATGCCGCACACAACGCCGCTGTTTGTGGCATTCGTGCGTTTAGTACCTGCGGGCGTGTTAGTGCTGCTGGCGGCGGCATTCATGGGAAAACCGCAGCCGCAGGGTTGGAAAGCTTGGCTGTGGATTTCGCTGTTTGCTTTGGTTGACGCTACTTTGTTTCAAGGCTTTTTAGCCGAAGGTTTGGCGAGAACCGGTGCGGGCTTGGGTTCGGTGATGATTGATTCTCAACCGCTAGCTGTGGCGATTTTGTGTTTGTGGCTGTTTCAAGAAAAAATAGGTTTTTGGGGCTGGTTGGGATTAGTTATTGGCGTTGCGGGCATCAGTTTGATCGGGTTGCCCGATGGCTGGATTTTGGGGCTTTTGCATCCTGAAAACGCGCCGGTTTCTGCGGGTATCGAACAGTTGTTTCAGGGTGGAGAATGGTTGATGCTGTTGGCTGCTTTGTCGATGGCTGTGGGTACGGTTTTGGTGCGCTGGGTTTGCCGTTATGTTGACCCGGTGGTGGCGACTGGTTGGCACATGATTTTGGGCGGTTTGCCGCTGTTGGCAATTTCGGCTGCAACTGAGTCTGAGCAGTTTGTGAATATCGATTTTTCCGGCTGGATGGCGTTAGGTTATTCTACCGTGTTCGGAAGTGCGATCGCCTACGGTTTATTCTTTTATTTTGCTTCCAGTGGCAGTCTAACAAGTTTGAGTTCTCTTACCTTTCTTACGCCTGTATTTGCTTTGGTGTTCGGCAACTTGTTGTTGGGCGAAGTCCTCAATCCGCTGCAATCGATGGGAGTTGGGCTGACTTTGGTGAGTATTTATTTGATCAACCAGCGGGATACTTTGGGTGATAAATTGCGAAAAGTGCGGCACGGTGAAGCGAGTGCAGAAGTTGAAACAGCAGGATTGTTAGAGTCGTCTGATTTGAATTCTGTAGAATTACCCGTGCAGTTGCGGGTTAGCGAACTGGAATCAGAAGTTTAG
- a CDS encoding potassium channel family protein has product MYSTLEKKYQRLQKDLMGGVLALGGIVCTGTLWYWQVEKWPLLDAAYMTVFTLATVGYGELHPLGQRGRMFTICLILMGVIVIGFIVNRFTEALIQGYFQEGARIRQQRRLVDSLIGHYILCGFGRTGRQIALEFQAENIPFVVIDSAVPSVEAALALGYTAVQGDATLDETLLNVGIDRAICIVAALPSDAENLYTVLSAKTLNPKVRAIARATTEEAVKKLQRGGADAVVSPYITGGKRMAAAALRPQVMDFVDGVLTGTESSFYMEEFLVDPNTCVYVGQTLRNAKLRSQSGALVLAVRRAGGTLIVGPTGETAIEGGDMLICLGTAEQLRTLNQILSPLSFRLPRPPN; this is encoded by the coding sequence GTGTATTCAACTTTAGAGAAAAAGTACCAGCGCCTGCAAAAAGACTTAATGGGCGGAGTCCTAGCCCTTGGGGGCATTGTATGCACGGGTACTCTCTGGTATTGGCAGGTGGAAAAATGGCCTTTGCTCGATGCCGCTTACATGACAGTATTTACCCTAGCAACTGTCGGCTACGGTGAACTTCACCCCCTCGGTCAACGCGGGCGAATGTTTACCATATGCCTGATTTTGATGGGCGTTATTGTGATAGGTTTCATCGTCAACCGCTTTACAGAAGCGCTGATTCAAGGATATTTTCAAGAAGGAGCAAGAATTAGGCAGCAGCGGCGTTTGGTAGATTCTTTAATCGGGCATTACATTCTCTGCGGTTTTGGGCGCACTGGGCGTCAGATTGCTTTGGAATTTCAGGCAGAAAATATCCCTTTTGTGGTGATTGATTCGGCGGTGCCGTCGGTTGAGGCAGCTTTGGCGCTGGGGTACACGGCTGTCCAAGGAGACGCGACTCTGGACGAAACGTTGCTGAATGTCGGGATCGATCGCGCAATTTGCATAGTAGCAGCTTTGCCTTCGGATGCCGAGAATTTATACACTGTGCTGTCGGCGAAAACTCTGAATCCGAAGGTACGGGCGATCGCCCGCGCCACCACAGAAGAAGCCGTAAAGAAGTTGCAGCGGGGCGGCGCCGATGCCGTCGTATCCCCCTACATTACCGGCGGAAAGCGCATGGCGGCGGCTGCTTTGCGGCCTCAAGTTATGGATTTTGTAGACGGTGTTTTGACCGGCACCGAGAGTTCTTTTTACATGGAAGAATTTTTGGTCGATCCCAATACTTGTGTCTACGTCGGGCAAACTTTGAGAAATGCCAAGTTGCGATCGCAATCGGGGGCATTGGTTTTAGCAGTGCGGCGCGCTGGCGGGACTTTGATTGTGGGGCCTACCGGAGAAACTGCGATCGAAGGAGGAGATATGCTGATTTGTTTGGGTACTGCGGAACAACTGCGAACTCTCAATCAAATCCTCAGTCCCCTGAGTTTTCGCCTCCCCCGGCCCCCGAACTAA
- the pyk gene encoding pyruvate kinase has translation MQLPKALRRTKIVATIGPATSDPQVLRQLIEAGATTLRLNFSHGTEEDHQRSIRLIRQTSFELNQPVAILQDLQGPKIRLGRFETGSIVVKNGDPFILTSRPVPGTELISSVTYDPLAEEVPEGSMILLDDGKVEMLVEKVDRAARELYCRVVVGGPLSNNKGVNFPGVYLSIKALTDKDRKDLMFGLDQGVDWVALSFVRNPQDVLEIKELIASAGKQVPVIAKIEKHEAIEQMEEILTLCNGVMVARGDLGVELPAEDVPILQKRLIATSNRLGIPVITATQMLDSMVNNPRPTRAEISDVANAILDGTDAVMLSNETAVGKFPVEAVATMARIAVRMEKEGIKRNIRNVEDIGRSIPNGISQAVSQISEQLNAAAIMTLTKTGATARNVSKFRPKTPILAVTPHVDVARQLQLVWGVKPLLVLDLPSTGQTFHSAMTVAQEKELVCDGDLVVMTAGTLQGVAGSTDLIKVEVVTAVLGKGTGVGLGSVSGLARVARTAADVGNFHPGEILVVEHTSVAFVEMIRKAAGVVTEEDSLTSHAAIIGLRLGVPVMVGVKNATRVIRDGTMLTLDMQRGLVYSGARGGSTDTEVTV, from the coding sequence ATGCAATTGCCAAAAGCCCTACGCCGGACTAAAATCGTCGCCACCATTGGCCCAGCAACTTCGGACCCACAAGTGCTGCGCCAGCTCATAGAAGCCGGTGCCACAACTTTGCGACTCAACTTTTCCCACGGAACAGAAGAAGACCACCAGCGCAGCATTCGCTTAATCCGGCAAACATCCTTTGAACTCAACCAGCCGGTTGCCATCCTCCAAGACCTCCAAGGGCCGAAAATTCGTTTAGGGCGCTTTGAGACAGGATCTATAGTTGTCAAAAACGGCGATCCTTTCATTCTCACCAGCCGCCCGGTTCCCGGCACCGAACTCATTTCTTCCGTCACCTACGACCCCCTAGCAGAGGAAGTTCCAGAGGGATCGATGATTCTGCTAGACGACGGGAAAGTGGAAATGCTGGTGGAAAAAGTAGACCGCGCGGCGCGGGAATTGTACTGCCGCGTCGTCGTCGGCGGGCCGCTTTCCAACAACAAAGGCGTGAATTTTCCGGGAGTTTACCTGTCAATTAAAGCGCTGACTGATAAAGACCGCAAAGATTTAATGTTCGGCCTCGACCAAGGTGTCGATTGGGTGGCCCTGAGCTTTGTGCGGAATCCCCAAGATGTGCTCGAAATTAAAGAGCTCATTGCCAGTGCGGGCAAGCAAGTACCGGTGATTGCCAAGATCGAAAAGCACGAGGCGATCGAACAAATGGAGGAAATTCTCACCCTTTGCAACGGCGTGATGGTCGCCCGCGGGGATTTGGGAGTGGAACTGCCCGCCGAAGACGTGCCGATTTTGCAAAAGCGCCTGATTGCTACCTCCAACCGCCTGGGTATTCCGGTAATTACCGCTACCCAGATGCTCGACAGCATGGTCAACAATCCCCGTCCCACCCGCGCCGAGATTTCCGACGTAGCCAACGCGATTCTGGACGGAACTGATGCAGTGATGCTATCGAATGAAACTGCTGTCGGCAAGTTCCCCGTCGAAGCGGTGGCGACAATGGCGAGAATTGCGGTGCGGATGGAGAAAGAAGGAATTAAACGGAATATTAGGAATGTAGAAGATATTGGTCGATCGATCCCCAACGGCATCAGCCAAGCAGTCAGCCAAATCTCCGAACAATTGAACGCCGCTGCCATCATGACGCTGACCAAAACCGGCGCCACAGCCCGAAATGTCTCGAAGTTCCGACCCAAAACTCCGATTTTGGCAGTTACTCCTCACGTAGACGTAGCCCGACAACTGCAATTAGTATGGGGAGTCAAACCCTTGCTGGTGCTGGATTTGCCCTCCACCGGCCAGACATTTCACTCTGCCATGACAGTCGCTCAGGAAAAAGAGTTAGTCTGCGACGGAGATTTAGTGGTGATGACCGCCGGTACTCTGCAAGGGGTTGCCGGATCGACGGATTTGATCAAAGTTGAAGTAGTGACAGCAGTTTTAGGCAAAGGCACCGGTGTCGGTTTGGGATCGGTGAGTGGCCTGGCCAGGGTTGCTCGCACTGCAGCAGATGTAGGCAATTTCCACCCTGGAGAAATTTTGGTAGTGGAACACACAAGCGTCGCTTTTGTGGAGATGATTCGGAAAGCCGCAGGTGTGGTGACGGAGGAGGACAGTTTGACTTCTCACGCCGCGATTATCGGTTTGCGCTTGGGCGTGCCGGTGATGGTGGGCGTAAAGAATGCCACGCGCGTAATTCGGGACGGAACTATGCTGACGCTGGATATGCAGCGGGGTTTAGTTTATTCCGGGGCCAGAGGCGGCTCAACTGACACGGAAGTGACCGTTTAA
- the crtR gene encoding beta-carotene hydroxylase, with translation MSEAGRPLTVPKEFLSPPGDLNPTLLLFLSAVVIIVVSYLGFWYWEWPQWCCFLLNVLALHMAGTVIHDASHNAAHRDRTINAILGHGSALMLGFAFPVFTRVHIQHHAHVNDPDNDPDHYVSTGGPLWLIAARFFYHEIFFFKRKLWRKNELWEWFFSRLFVVAVVYIAILYDKLGYVMNFWFSPALVVGLALGLFFDYLPHRPFHERDRWKNARVYPSPILNILILGQNYHLIHHLWPSIPWYNYKPAYEAVKPLLDEKGSPQTLGILEGKKDFWSFIYDIFLGIRLHHKKASD, from the coding sequence ATGTCGGAGGCAGGACGGCCGCTGACAGTGCCGAAAGAGTTTCTGAGTCCTCCCGGTGACTTGAATCCGACACTACTGCTGTTTTTGAGTGCAGTAGTGATTATCGTGGTTTCTTACTTGGGTTTCTGGTATTGGGAATGGCCCCAATGGTGCTGTTTTTTATTGAACGTGTTGGCTTTGCACATGGCGGGAACTGTGATTCACGATGCGTCTCACAATGCGGCCCACCGCGATCGCACGATCAATGCTATTTTGGGACACGGTAGCGCGCTGATGTTGGGTTTTGCATTTCCGGTGTTTACGCGGGTACATATCCAGCATCACGCCCACGTTAACGATCCCGATAACGATCCAGACCATTATGTTTCGACGGGCGGGCCTTTGTGGTTGATTGCTGCGAGGTTTTTTTACCACGAGATATTCTTTTTTAAGCGCAAACTGTGGCGGAAAAATGAACTTTGGGAATGGTTTTTCAGCCGTTTGTTTGTCGTAGCGGTGGTGTATATTGCCATTCTATACGACAAACTAGGTTACGTGATGAATTTTTGGTTTTCTCCTGCTTTGGTGGTGGGGTTGGCCTTGGGGTTATTTTTTGATTATTTGCCGCACCGTCCGTTTCACGAGCGCGATCGTTGGAAAAATGCCAGAGTATATCCTAGCCCTATTCTAAATATCTTGATTTTGGGGCAGAATTATCATCTGATTCATCACTTGTGGCCTTCGATTCCTTGGTACAATTACAAGCCTGCTTATGAGGCTGTGAAGCCACTGTTAGATGAGAAAGGTTCTCCTCAAACTTTGGGAATATTGGAAGGGAAAAAGGACTTTTGGAGTTTTATATATGACATTTTTTTAGGGATTAGGCTGCATCACAAGAAAGCGTCTGATTGA
- the aroH gene encoding chorismate mutase produces the protein MEEICVEWQVRGIRGATTASENSVAAIREAVRELLDELEAKNDINPELIISATFSATRDLDAVFPAAIARERPHWCNVALLDVQQMHVEGALERCIRFLILVNWPAHTEIYHPYLRGAQNLRPDRNLAVAVAGEK, from the coding sequence ATGGAGGAAATTTGCGTGGAGTGGCAAGTGCGGGGGATTCGTGGGGCAACTACTGCTAGCGAGAATTCGGTGGCAGCAATTCGAGAAGCGGTGAGAGAATTGTTAGATGAATTAGAAGCAAAAAATGATATAAATCCCGAATTAATTATTAGTGCTACGTTTTCTGCTACTCGTGATTTAGATGCTGTGTTTCCGGCTGCGATCGCCCGCGAACGTCCTCACTGGTGTAATGTTGCTTTGCTCGACGTACAGCAAATGCACGTTGAGGGTGCTTTGGAACGCTGCATCCGGTTTTTAATTCTCGTTAACTGGCCGGCACATACTGAAATTTATCATCCTTATTTGCGGGGAGCTCAAAATTTGCGCCCCGATAGGAATTTAGCGGTGGCGGTGGCTGGGGAAAAGTAG
- a CDS encoding type II toxin-antitoxin system VapC family toxin — MKILIDTNIIVDVALEREPFSAESDRILTLAEEAQIQGYISASTFSYLYYIIRRDRGRDWTLDFWRQLATFCQVATVDNSVISMALTCNFKDFEDAIQYSTAVINRIDAIVTRNPRDFPVITPRIVTPNQLIQELTNSP; from the coding sequence GTGAAAATCCTGATAGACACCAATATAATAGTAGATGTTGCGCTTGAGCGAGAACCTTTCTCTGCTGAGAGCGATCGCATTTTAACCTTAGCTGAAGAAGCACAAATTCAAGGCTATATTTCAGCCTCTACTTTTAGCTATCTTTACTATATTATCCGCAGAGACAGAGGCCGCGATTGGACGCTGGATTTTTGGCGGCAGTTAGCCACATTTTGTCAAGTCGCAACAGTAGATAACTCAGTTATTTCAATGGCATTAACTTGCAACTTCAAGGATTTTGAAGATGCGATTCAGTACAGCACTGCTGTAATCAATCGAATTGATGCCATTGTCACCCGCAACCCGCGAGATTTTCCGGTTATTACTCCTAGGATTGTAACTCCAAATCAGTTAATTCAAGAATTAACCAATTCTCCCTAA